A portion of the Sabethes cyaneus chromosome 3, idSabCyanKW18_F2, whole genome shotgun sequence genome contains these proteins:
- the LOC128740068 gene encoding uncharacterized protein LOC128740068, whose product MEVIQINLNHCDTAQQLLWQSTTETKCDVAIIAEPYRISSDNGNWIADRAGMAAILVTGRYPIQEVVTNRYEGFVVAKINGVFVCSCYAPPRWTLEQFCRMLDELTGELIGRRPIVIGGDFNAWATEWGSRCTNARGASLLEALATLEVELSNVGTTSTFRRDGRESIIDVNFCSPSLRTDINWRVCEAIRYTIGQRNPVAAQTGRIRERQWKMEAFDKDLFVEALRPHSEAQNGDADELTEALTRACDTTMPRKVEPRNRRRPVYWWNESLNALRANCNRARRCFQRARSTKTREERRSDLRVAKAALKYAIKQSKTNAFKELCRAVDSNPWGDAYRIVMARIRGPAMPAEGCPDKQKIIV is encoded by the coding sequence ATGGAGGTGATTCAAATCAACCTCAATCACTGCGACACTGCacagcaactgttgtggcagtcgacaacaGAAACGAAGTGCGACGTTGCAATCATAGCGGAGCCGTATCGAATTTCCTCCGATAACGGTAACTGGATAGCAGACAGAGCAGGAATGGCCGCGATATTGGTGACGGGCAGATAtcccatccaggaggtggttacAAACCGATACGAGGGTTTCGTGGTCGCCAAAATTAACGGAGTCTTCGTatgcagctgctatgctccgccAAGGTGGACGCTGGAACAGTTCTGCCGCATGCTGGACGAACTAACTGGTGAGCTCATTGGACGGAGACCGATCGTCATAGGAGGTGACTTCAACGCCTGGGCAACCGAATGGGGAAGTAGATGTACGAACGCCAGAGGAGCCAGCCTACTTGAAGCACTGGCAACGCTCGAAGTAGAGCTGAGCAACGTTGGAACCACCAGCACTTTCCGCAGAGATGGCCGAGAATCGATCATCGACGTCAACTTCTGCAGCCCGTCGCTGAGAACCGACATTAACTGGAGAGTGTGcgaagctatacggtacactattGGCCAACGGAACCCCGTGGCAGCACAAACAGGAAGAATTCGAGAGCGGCAGTGGAAAATGGAGGCATTCGACAAGGACCTCTTTGTTGAGGCACTACGACCACACAGCGAAGCCCAGAATGGTGATGCTGACGAGCTGACCGAGGCGCTAACCAGAGCATGCGACACAACCATGCCAAGGAAGGTGGAGCCTAGAAACCGACGGCGTCCGGTCTACTGGTGGAACGAGTCACTCAATGCATTACGAGCTAACTGCAACAGAGCTAGAAGGTGCTTCCAGAGAGCAAGAAGTACCAAGACTAGAGAGGAAAGAAGAAGTGACCTCCGCGTTGCCAAGGCCGCACTGAAATACGCGATTAAGCAGAGCAAAACAAACGCCTTTAAGGAGCTTTGTAGAGCAGTCGATTCCAACCCCTGGGGCGATGCATACCGAATAGTGATGGCAAGGATCAGGGGCCCAGCAATGCCAGCCGAAGGATGCCCAGATAAGCAAAAAATAATAGTTTAA
- the LOC128740069 gene encoding uncharacterized protein LOC128740069: protein MIDNRLKFNSHVDYACEKAAKAISALSRIMPNNFGPNSSKRRLLASVSSSILRYSGPAWITALQTQRNRAKLRTAAAAASQLQQQQAPIQQQPQGQPMRPQIHQQRIEDRHEQQHERSQQLLQQLENEKRELNQSQLQIQQEQQFLLHQEQQSRQQQDSHHLDQWRQQQQDNHQQQVQQLQQQRQELQHLLQQERSKRQHLENQMGRFQHEQYRCHQNFGNVCQGVNPAAGVNWPHDLQEPDQSHYIPAIDQLPHDLRNDFMRFLQTRNRPNSPRPSGQVSNSIRFAQPVHKWPFEYSGQPSIIQLGEFLNQVNTYADTEGIEEQTLLRSIKHLLKGRALQWYTRSYLYLTSWETFRSEIKQEFLPPNYSEIIKQDLYLRFQGPNESFTSFYRDLVAAFEIVEPAISESEKLFIVKSHLNLDYIPIAAASRASTVKDLVTVCKEFEVSRSYSFRNRSSTTPRTFWNKSDSSPFQRPLTNKMEHSNRPAFNRQSHNTAHINAMELNSEIEEDWDLQVIQEHEAIQQDIALRNETASNAVEEVNAVRAQSNPRERFPSNLQHPAKGEQRTEVSTSTIICWQCENPGHTYPNCPNPKRFIFCYSCGKKGCTTRNCEACISRWKQLDSTNVMPSSGNRRWENPQ from the exons ATGATCGACAATCGGTTAAAATTCAACAGTCATGTTGACTACGCATGCGAAAAGGCAGCGAAAGCCATCAGTGCACTGTCTAGGATTATGCCGAATAACTTTGGACCAAACAGTAGCAAGAGGCGCCTCTTAGCCAgtgtatcatcgtcgatactgcggtatagCGGACCAGCCTGGATTACAGCGCTCCAAACCCAGCGCAACAGAGCGAAGCTGAGAA cagcagcagcagcagcatcacagcttcaacagcaacaggcaCCGATACAACAACAACCTCAGGGGCAACCGATGCGACCTCAGATACACCAGCAGCGGATTGAAGATCGTCACGAACAGCAACACGAGAGAAGTCAGCAGCTTCTGCAACAGctggaaaacgaaaaaagggaGCTGAATCAATCGCAGTTACAAATTCAACAAGAGCAACAATTTCTTCTGCACCAGGAGCAACAATCAAGGCAGCAACAAGATAGCCACCATTTGGACCAATggcgacaacaacaacaagacaACCACCAGCAGCAAGTACAGCAGCTACAACAACAGCGGCAAGAGTTACAGCACCTTTTGCAGCAAGAAAGATCAAAACGGCAGCATTTAGAAAATCAAATGGGACGGTTTCAACACGAGCAGTATAGGTGCCATCAAAACTTCGGTAATGTATGCCAGGGGGTAAATCCTGCAGCAGGTGTGAATTGGCCTCATGATCTCCAGGAACCAGACCAATCACATTACATACCAGCGATAGATCAATTACCGCATGACCTGCGAAATGACTTCATGCGTTTCTTGCAAACACGAAATAGACCAAACTCACCAAGACCCAGCGGACAGGTGTCGAACTCCATAAGGTTTGCGCAACCGGTGCACAAATGGCCTTTCGAATACTCGGGTCAACCGAGCATCATACAATTAGGAGAATTTCTCAACCAAGTAAATACCTACGCAGACACTGAAGGAATCGAGGAGCAAACGCTTCTCCGTTCTATTAAACATTTACTCAAGGGACGAGCTCTTCAGTGGTATACACGATCCTATCTATACCTTACCAGCTGGGAGACGTTCAGATCGGAAATTAAACAGGAGTTTCTACCACCGAACTACTCCGAGATTATCAAACAAGACCTGTATCTAAGGTTTCAGGGCCCCAACGAATCCTTTACATCGTTCTACAGGGACTTAGTAGCAGCTTTCGAGATAGTGGAACCAGCAATATCAGAGTCGGAAAAACTGTTTATCGTGAAATCGCATCTGAACTTGGATTACATTCCGATAGCTGCAGCTTCCCGAGCCAGTACAGTTAAAGATTTAGTTACAGTTTGCAAAGAATTTGAAGTATCTCGCTCCTACTCTTTTCGAAATAGATCTTCTACAACCCCTCGAACGTTCTGGAATAAATCAGACAGTTCTCCATTTCAGCGTCCACTAACGAACAAAATGGAACATTCTAACCGACCTGCGTTCAACAGGCAGTCCCACAACACAGCACATATTAATGCAATGGAACTTAATTCGGAGATAGAAGAAGATTGGGATCTACAAGTTATTCAGGAGCACGAAGCCATTCAGCAAGACATCGCACTGCGCAATGAGACGGCTTCAAATGCCGTGGAGGAAGTAAACGCGGTACGAGCACAGAGCAACCCCAGAGAACGATTTCCTTCAAATTTACAGCACCCAGCAAAAGGAGAGCAACGTACAGAAGTTTCAACATCTACTATCATCTGTTGGCAGTGCGAGAATCCTGGTCACACTTATCCGAATTGTCCCAATCCGAAACGCTTCATTTTCTGCTACAGTTGCGGGAAGAAAGGATGTACCACTCGTAACTGCGAAGCTTGTATCTCACGATGGAAACAACTAGATTCAACAAATGTAATGCCGAGTTCGGGAAACCGCAGATGGGAGAATCCTCAATAA